The Schizosaccharomyces pombe strain 972h- genome assembly, chromosome: I genome contains a region encoding:
- the man1 gene encoding LEM domain-containing protein Man1: MEVPSYFDPDYDPSSLRVVDLRNILTEYQIYYPSTAKKAQLITLFSKLRRAKNGLISMTELQQKNVPPSSRSPRRRVAGVTNNVTARISSKRKINMVDEANDTEISKTSQFEDNVMGMLQDENVQVLNTNTITISEESEFHASKIAKIDSRNEEITHIPFETQTELNAAVVNLDNSMESSFSIVQNLTNKDSSVDTATYDFSAEVGNIVTPASKFLDYDQSYLVNASVSGDPTPVKVLNTTSPKSENPLNQSSFLSFLGENLKPKFTSRSSSVYASPIKSSLNSLECNPSNLLSVRKNFQQSSDSYLKSNKSFDQLNNLVGLSTGNSENFTPENNSFSWTHPKKNSSSPLPQSQSSSIFVEHLNQLYEANASIHRPVNPAFSTNFGLEASNTSTPEKKKFDSQKPDDDSVNEISSDLGLSTTGIDRVEENISLTKDRQPKRPYFSLGSFISLIFSFTKVVNSLWLVLLVVPLLGFVGFWHQEVQRVGFCGVPAEPYPSSLYYLQPGVLRSSIESAYSFAHSLGIEASCQPCPENAECGFNRQLFCKEGLKASFPLLADFGLKPYPRCIPNTVKVNKVEEMVQAFMSIIGKWYYKAPKEFATFESAKNLNGKSFVDNFKDRYYMYKQDIDNVVGLKDFKVYLKTTLNRLYNSKLTRKVLYYLFSPLFTLELWKLRVRGALSKFPTNCLRSVYSHTVSLMKYLTSAVISCWRIYLLIGILAAITGTVVWRIRVYAKKHVVKHGVSVCVSHCIAKLQKTKLKSLTDFSVNPRVEVVQLRSDCFVSGVADDKGLFELVHLPLSIQLEIWEKVVSVLEGMVSVKVWDSERLAKNRAWEWIGVFSDDIAL, encoded by the coding sequence atgGAGGTCCCTTCTTATTTTGACCCCGATTATGATCCTTCGTCTCTTCGAGTAGTAGATTTGCGTAATATATTAACTGAATATCAAATATACTATCCGTCAACGGCGAAGAAAGCGCAGTTAATCACGCTTTTCAGTAAACTACGAAGGGCAAAAAATGGCTTGATCTCTATGACAGAATTGCAGCAAAAGAACGTTCCTCCGTCTTCTCGTAGTCCTCGTAGAAGGGTGGCAGGGGTTACGAATAATGTTACTGCTCGAATTAGCTctaagagaaaaataaatatggTTGACGAGGCTAATGATACAgaaatttctaaaacttCACAATTTGAAGATAATGTGATGGGGATGTTACAGGACGAGAACGTTCAAGTTTTGAATACTAACACGATAACCATTTCAGAAGAATCTGAATTTCATGCCTCAAAGATTGCCAAAATAGATTCGCGAAACGAAGAAATAACACATATACCATTTGAGACGCAAACTGAGCTTAATGCGGCAGTTGTAAACCTCGACAACTCAATGGAATcgtctttttcaattgtcCAGAATTTAACAAACAAGGATTCTTCTGTAGACACCGCTACTTACGATTTTTCTGCAGAAGTTGGTAATATCGTAACACCTGCTTCAAAGTTTTTAGACTATGATCAAAGCTATCTTGTTAATGCCTCCGTGTCGGGTGATCCAACGCCAGTAAAGGTATTGAACACGACGTCTCCAAAAAGCGAAAATCCATTGAACCAAAGTTCTTTTCTCAGTTTCTTAGGCGAAAACCTAAAGCCTAAGTTTACCTCCCGTTCGTCAAGCGTTTACGCTTCTCCTATCAAGTCGTCGTTGAATTCGCTTGAATGTAATCCAAGTAACCTTCTTTCAGtcagaaaaaattttcaacaaagTTCCGACTCTTATCTCAAATCAAACAAGTCATTTGACCAACTCAACAATTTGGTTGGCTTGTCTACTGGTAATTCGGAGAACTTCACTCCAGAAAATAACAGTTTTTCATGGACTCATCCCAAAAAGAATTCATCATCACCCCTTCCTCAATCTCAATCTTCCTCAATTTTTGTAGAACACCTAAATCAGCTGTACGAAGCAAATGCATCAATTCATCGTCCTGTCAACCCTGCGTTTTCTACAAATTTTGGGTTAGAAGCATCTAATACATCGACGCcagagaagaaaaaatttgattccCAAAAACCCGACGATGATTCGGTTAATGAGATTTCTTCTGATCTCGGTCTTAGTACTACGGGTATTGATCGCGTGGAGGAAAATATTTCCTTGACTAAGGATAGGCAACCTAAAAGGCCATACTTTAGTCTTGGTTCattcatttctttaattttctcttttaccAAAGTGGTAAATTCCTTATGGCTTGTATTGCTTGTCGTACCTCTCTTGGGATTTGTAGGCTTTTGGCATCAAGAAGTACAGCGCGTTGGCTTCTGTGGAGTTCCTGCCGAACCTTATCCTTCTAGTCTATATTATCTCCAACCAGGAGTTTTACGTTCCTCTATTGAGTCTGCATATTCATTTGCTCACTCTTTAGGAATTGAAGCCTCTTGTCAACCTTGTCCTGAGAACGCTGAATGTGGTTTCAATCGTCAGTTATTTTGCAAAGAAGGATTAAAGGCTTCGTTTCCTTTACTTGCAGATTTCGGCTTAAAACCATACCCACGATGTATTCCGAATACCGTGAAGGTTAATAAGGTTGAAGAGATGGTGCAGGCATTTATGTCTATTATCGGAAAGTGGTACTATAAAGCCCCTAAAGAATTTGCCACTTTTGAAAGTGCAAAGAATTTAAACGGAAAATCATTTGTTGACAATTTTAAGGATCGATATTACATGTATAAGCAGGACATCGATAATGTAGTCGGActtaaagattttaaagTATATCTGAAGACTACTTTAAACCGTCTATATAATTCAAAGCTGACAAGAAAAGTACTATATTACTTATTTTCTCCACTATTTACTCTTGAGCTATGGAAGCTCCGAGTACGTGGGGCATTGAGTAAATTTCCGACTAATTGTTTGCGATCTGTCTACTCTCATACAGTTTCCTTAATGAAGTATTTGACTTCAGCAGTTATATCCTGTTGGCGAATTTACTTGTTGATTGGTATATTGGCAGCTATTACCGGTACCGTTGTATGGCGAATAAGAGTCTATGCCAAGAAGCATGTAGTAAAGCATGGAGTCTCCGTATGCGTTTCACATTGTATTGCTAAGCTACAAAAAACCAAGCTAAAGTCCTTGACAGATTTTTCTGTCAATCCTCGTGTAGAAGTCGTGCAGCTACGTTCTGACTGTTTTGTATCTGGAGTCGCAGATGACAAGGGCCTTTTTGAACTTGTACATCTCCCTTTGTCAATTCAATTAGAAATATGGGAAAAGGTGGTTTCAGTCCTTGAAGGAATGGTAAGCGTAAAGGTATGGGACAGTGAGCGCTTGGCAAAAAATCGTGCTTGGGAATGGATCGGGGTTTTTTCAGATGACATTGCCTTATAA
- the nab2 gene encoding poly(A)-binding protein Nab2, giving the protein MTTLLETPGYSEKLHDSIEKKLSEYGWGEEAASLADFVLVMLSNGKTQTEINEELVDLIGSDFDTSFSLWLFNQIEELEKSKNASVESVSKIDEIDFIEKESTDKSQQSFSVPETSIQPQSSQTPNITSLREEKELPTGRVGQKLKLTSQKQRFNPMAASFNYSKSVMPAAKRALTQTQEVPLCKYADKCSRANCIFAHPTPAAAPGEGMVLSSEMCASGKECKAADCVKGHPSPATVTTLPPFMSMSTIPIPCKYKPCLNPACRFIHPTKSRNMTWRPPSKTEETSLSERSFAVNESEEQLHVPSV; this is encoded by the exons ATGACTACATTACTGGAAACACCTGGATATAGTGAAAAACTTCATGATtcgattgaaaaaaaactttctgAATATGGGTGGGGAGAAGAGGCTGCTTCTCTGGCCGATTTTGTTCTTGTGATGCTTAGCAATGGAAAAACACAAACTgaaattaatgaagaaCTAGTTGATTTAATAGGGTCCGATTTTGATACTAGCTTCTCACTTTGGttatttaatcaaattgaagagcttgaaaaatcaaaaaatgcttCAGTTGAGTCAGTCAGCAAGATCGACGAAATCGATTTTATCGAGAAGGAGTCAACTGACAAGTCGCAGCAATCTTTCTCTGTGCCGGAAACTAGCATACAACCTCAATCTTCTCAAACTCCTAATATAACTTCGTTACGTGAAGAGAAGGAGCTACCTACTGGGCGTGTCGGACAAAAGCTCAAACTTACATCTCAGAAACAGCGATTCAATCCCATGGCAGCTTCGTTTAACTACTCGAAATCCGTTATGCCTGCTGCCAAGCGTGCTCTCACTCAAACCCAAGAGGTCCCTTTGTGCAAATATGCCGATAAGTGCTCCCGTGCTAAC TGTATATTTGCTCATCCGACACCAGCCGCAGCCCCAGGAGAAGGTATGGTCCTGAGCAGTGAAATGTGTGCTTCTGGTAAAGAATGCAAAGCTGCTGAT TGTGTCAAGGGACATCCATCTCCAGCTACGGTTACTACATTACCACCTTTCATGTCCATGTCAACCATTCCAATTCCTTGTAAATATAAACCGTGTTTGAATCCAGCTTGTCGTTTTATCCACCCGACGAAAAGCAGAAATATGACATGGCGGCCACCCTCTAAAACAGAAGAGACGTCCCTGAGTGAACGTTCGTTTGCTGTTAACGAGTCAGAAGAACAACTTCATGTTCCTTCTGTGTAA
- a CDS encoding transporter, producing the protein MSSHDDDHTPLLISDPSVNKPFRSRTPSPEREYCSDCPLQAKGSACNGNSHSLKHETNGASSSNNNVAKSSSHDSFKAKPKNYDSTSNSNEPISFNEPDSSNSHHNNESICNNDNCCREIARRRSLSPLLILPLNFINAFSWGMIEIPLLFLLRQELCAIHYNLDPTQLSPDDPICRLAEITTGVSKVRAAFGSLAAFLGLFSTAYYGTMGDIYGRRLVLFITVSFLLLGDLWLLYQSYAPKHPYFVLFAAALKGLGGYISTVVASQNSFVADCSKTEFRAWYLGLNFAAYHLGTALGPSLSGFIVQYTPHMYYVFYITSTFWIIYLLYVWLILPESLDVSESKEQQNKISGFSSIWRSCLEPLIILWPRSLCTEESCEFHQYDINADTHAGRRHWDVLLAAILISLTLLGAGSMGLLPLYTDYKFGWGPMKASLILSTDSFASSITLVALFPLLSKVIEKIIEKLYSSEGLFEDPSRADNTSSLQGIRNVFSYLVRPGYSRSSILRGRTADEKYTIVKRDVWNAQLGYAIALSAAVLLAVAKSDVALFTAVIIQAISNMVVPCVQSIALNGVQSEYNGRVLAAFAVFEAVALIIRGPIYAFVYTESMKVSYPNMIFFLSAVIYGCCFIIIFFMRLYRPLNRKR; encoded by the coding sequence ATGTCTTCACACGATGATGATCATACTCCATTACTAATTTCCGATCCGTCAGTGAACAAGCCCTTTCGATCCAGAACTCCTTCACCAGAAAGAGAATACTGTTCTGATTGTCCTTTGCAAGCTAAAGGTTCTGCATGCAACGGTAATTCTCATTCATTAAAGCATGAAACCAATGGTGCCAGTTCAAGCAATAATAACGTTGCAAAGTCAAGCTCGCATGACTCATTTAAGGCGAAGCCTAAAAATTACGACTCTACCTCCAATTCTAATGAACCCATCTCTTTCAATGAACCAGATTCATCTAATTCTCATCATAATAATGAATCTATATGTAACAATGATAACTGTTGTCGTGAAATCGCCAGAAGACGTTCTTTATCTCCACTTTTGATTCTTCCATTAAACTTTATTAATGCCTTTTCTTGGGGCATGATTGAAATACCTCTGCTCTTTTTACTTCGACAGGAACTATGTGCCATTCATTATAACCTTGATCCTACACAGTTGTCCCCAGATGACCCAATATGCCGACTAGCGGAAATTACTACTGGTGTTTCAAAAGTCCGTGCCGCTTTTGGCTCTTTAGCCGCCTTTTTAGGTCTTTTTTCCACCGCTTATTATGGAACAATGGGGGATATTTATGGTCGCCGCCTTGTACTTTTCATTACCGTCTCATTTTTGCTGCTTGGTGATTTATGGCTTTTATATCAGTCCTATGCCCCCAAGCATCCAtattttgttctttttgCTGCTGCCTTGAAAGGCTTAGGCGGTTATATTTCTACCGTTGTAGCCAGCCAAAATTCCTTTGTTGCAGATTGTTCTAAGACCGAGTTTCGTGCATGGTATTTAGGATTAAATTTTGCTGCTTACCATCTAGGAACCGCTTTGGGACCTAGTTTAAGCGGATTCATTGTGCAATACACTCCTCATATGTATTATGTATTTTATATTACTTCAACTTTTTggattatttatttactttacGTTTGGTTGATACTTCCAGAAAGCCTAGATGTTTCGGAAAGTAAAGAGCAGCAGAATAAAATATCTGGATTTTCCTCGATATGGAGATCATGCCTTGAGCCACTTATAATTCTTTGGCCTCGAAGTTTATGTACAGAGGAATCATGCGAATTCCATCAGTACGATATTAATGCTGATACCCATGCAGGAAGAAGACACTGGGACGTGTTACTTGCAGCAATATTGATATCTTTAACTTTACTCGGCGCTGGTTCAATGGGCTTATTGCCGCTTTATACGGACTATAAATTTGGCTGGGGTCCAATGAAGGCTAGCTTAATATTATCCACCGACTCTTTTGCTAGTTCAATCACATTAGTTGCGCTATTCCCTTTACTTTCTAAAGTTatcgaaaaaataatcgAAAAGCTTTATTCTTCTGAAGGATTATTTGAAGATCCAAGTCGTGCAGACAATACCTCTTCCCTACAAGGGATTCGAAATGTTTTCTCTTATTTAGTTCGTCCTGGTTATTCACGTTCTAGTATATTGCGTGGTAGAACGGCTGACGAGAAATACACTATAGTTAAACGAGACGTTTGGAATGCACAGTTAGGCTATGCTATTGCTTTGAGTGCAGCGGTATTGTTAGCAGTTGCCAAATCCGATGTTGCACTTTTCACCGCTGTTATTATACAAGCCATCTCAAATATGGTTGTTCCTTGCGTACAATCTATTGCTCTTAATGGAGTCCAGTCCGAATATAATGGTCGAGTATTAGCTGCGTTTGCTGTTTTTGAAGCGGTTGCTTTGATCATTCGAGGCCCAATATATGCATTTGTATATACTGAGTCTATGAAAGTGTCATATCCTAATATGATATTCTTTTTGAGTGCAGTCATTTATGGTTGCTGCTTTATAATTATCTTCTTTATGAGACTTTATCGACCTTTAAATCGCAAACGttga